The genomic stretch GTGCGCCCGCGAAAATTGCAAAAGCCCATATTTTTCGGGGTCCAAATGCTTTTATTTGGCGCGCGGAAACCCGAATTGGCGGTGCGAATCGCGCACTCTCAAATGCGAAAGCGTGTCGCGCTACAAAAACATCGCCCTGGCGGCAACGTCGATTCTTCGCCCCCATCGAGCGATCGGCGCGACACCCCGGTATTGCGCGGCCTTGCGCGAAAGCCTGCAAAAACAGCGCCGTGGCGTGCGGGATTCGCTCGCGCGCAGCGCCTGGGGCGGCAACGCCACCAAATGGCCGCAGCGCGACCTGAATCTGCCGCTTGCGGCTGGCCCCCGCGTCGGGCATATCGGCCCTTACGGAGCTGTGGCCGAGTGGCTGAAGGCGGCGGTTTGCTAAACCGTTATAGGGTTGTAAAGCCCTATCGAGGGTTCGAATCCCTCCGGCTCCGCCACCCGCCTTCGCTTACGCTTCGGCGCGGCATGCCGTGACGAACGTAAGCGAAGGCGGGTGCCGCGCCAAAGCTGCGAAGCAGCGACGGCGGGCTGGTTGGAATTTGCTTTCTCCGGCTCCGCCAACTGCAGGGCGAAGGGTCTCTCCCTGAGCCCCATCAGGAGCGCCGCATGAAGAAGGAAGAGCTCGAAGCGATCCTCGGCGACGGCCAGAATGATCTCGATCTCGGACCGATCGAGGAGTATCTCGCCGCTCTGGCAAGCGAGCAGCAGTTGCCGCGATACGCAATCGCGCAATGCACGATCAGGATCGAAGAATCCGCCCCCGCGATGCTGGCGGTGCTTGAGTGGGCGGCCGACGGGGAGCCCCTCTCGCAAGAGGGGGAGATGCTGCTCTTTAGAGGCATCCATATTTTGGGCGCTGCGCGAAACACCCAAGCGTGCCGCCCGCTGCTGCGACTATTGCGCCGTCCGGCGGAAGAACTTGACCGTCTGCTCGGCGACGCTGTTACCGAAGGGCTGGCGCGCATTGTTGCGGGCGTGTTCGATGGCGATGCCGAAGCCCTGTTCGACCATATCGTGGACGGCTCCATTGATCACTTCATCCGTGACGCGCTATTGGGCGCGACGGCCTTCCTCACCTGGAAGGGCTTGATCGAGCGCGAACGGATGCGGCGCTTCCTTGTCGAGTTTCACCAGAAGCGACTTGCGGCCGACGAGGATGAAGTCTGGATAGGCTGGCTGCAGGCCATCGCGCTGCTCGGCTTGCGCGATCTGGCGCCGCTCGTGCGCAGCGCCTGGGACGAAGGCCGCGTGCCGCCTGACATGCTTACGCGCAGCGACTTTGAACAAGATCTCTTGGAAGCTGAGCAGCAGTCAGACGACATCGAACGATTCAATGACCTCGGTCTCGGCTATATCGAGGATGCGATCGAGGCGCTGGAATGGACAGATTACGTCGAAGATGAAGACCAGAACGGGCTTTTCGATGAGGAAAATCCGCTCGGCGAGGATCTTTTCAAGGAAAACTACTCGCCCGTGGAACCGGTCAGAAATCCCTTGCGGCATGTCGGGCGCAACGACCCCTGCCCCTGTGGCAGCGGCAAGAAGGCGAAGAAATGCTGCCTGGCTCGTCCGGACTAGGCGGCAGGATTCCAGGCCGCCAACGCAGTCAACCGCTCAGGCGATCTTGCGCCCGGGTGGCCACCACTGACCGATCAATGCCCGGCGATTGGTGGATTGCTCGACCGGCCGTTGCGGTTCAGGAACAGCCCATTCCAGTTTCTCGAGCGCGCGCGCAACCTCACGCGCCTGTTGCTCGCCCCCGAAGCGCTTCATCTCGATACCGCGATCGTTTGGCATCATCTTCTTGAAGCCCAGATGCGCGAGCGCGGTGAGGTGCAACAACTCACCGATCGCGAAGTCGACGCGAATCCGATCGTCTCTTGCGGTCATCTGCTGTTTGCAGGCGCCATATCCCTTGCGCCAGCAGGCCGCGCCAACGGCGTCGCCGAAGATCCAGAGCCGGGCCTGATAGCGGTAGATATTCTTTTCGCAGGACGAGCCGCGCGCAAACGATTTGATCGCCTCCACGGCCTTCGTCACCTGGTCGGGCGCCGGCTGGCCCGCCACTTCATAATGGGAGTTGATGCCGCGGATGATTTCGAGCGTCGCCTCTTCCATGCCGGCGAGCCGGCCCTTGACGAAATAGGACCGCGCCGAAGAGCAGGCCGAAACCACGAGCAGGATCAGCAGTACGATCAAGACGGCGAGGATTCCCATCGCGACCCCTTCACGAAAGAACGAACGCCCGGCCTGAACATCATCCGCCAAGGGCGCGCGTCACCGATCAATGGTCGGCCGCTTTCCAGTGTCCGCAGATGGTGTTCCCCAGTCCATCAAGGATCACGCCTCAGGGTTACCCGCGGGTATACATGTCGCTCCGTAGAATTGCGGAGCCCGCTTGCCGGTCGTGCGCAGGGACGCGCACGATCCGCAGTAGCGTTTTCGCGCTGGCTCTATCAGTGCTGGGCCGTCATCCAGGCCCGCGCCTCGCGCTGTGCCGCGGCGATCTCGACGTCCGACATCATCTCGGCAACCTCGCGGCGCAGCGAGATCGCGTCCGTGCGTCCCTTCAGGGCTGCAAGATTGAACCATTTGTGGGCTGCGATCAGATTGACGACGCCGGAACGCCCGCTCGCCCAGTACAGACCGCGCTCGAACAGCACGTCGGGAATCGCCGTTGCCTCGACCGGCGTCGCCGTATCCAGATCAATGTACCCCTGAAACATCCCTGTCTCCTTTTTGTTGCTTGCCGCTCTCCCCCGAGCGCGGCCCCTGTCCACTGTTAGAACGCCCTGTTATTCCAGCGCGCGATCAGCAAAAGTGGAACCCGGTTTTGCGTCCGATCGCGCGCCGTTTATTGAAGAGCGCATGATCTGGTCGCCAAACCGCCTACACTTTGGCGGATCATGCGCTCGCCGTTTGCCGGCTTGTTGGGATGATCATGACCGATCAAATTTGAAGGGCAGTTTAAGTATCGCGATGAACGGGGTGTAAACGCGCAGCCCGTGCGGAAAACGCGGAATCGCAGAAGTGCCTGTCTCGCAGGCGTTTGGATGCGATCGCGAAGTTCGGTTTACCTTGCCGCTTCGCCGAACGATAACCATCGCGACAACGCCGATGATCGTCATCCCTCATCGGATCGCGGCGAGCCTGATGACCGTCTCCGGCGGATGGTCCCGTGTTCCGAAACGCTCGATGGAAGCGAGAAGCCGCGGCGTGCCGGGTTCCGGCATTCGCGGGGGCGTATGACGGGGGCTGCGGGGAAATCGCGAGGCGGACCCGAACCGGTCGACGCCTGCAAACACGTCAGAAAGAGATTGGGGAAATCAAGACGCCCGGCGCCAAATGCGCGGCAATCGGAACGGCAGCGTTCCGGGGAACGAGGGCGTCGGCGAACACGTCAGGATCAGATTTCACTTTGGGGCTCTGGGCCCGGTGAAATTGCGGAGCTCGAGGAGGTCCGCACCGAACGAAGAAAACCTGTTTCTTCTGCCGGACCGGTTTTGAAAGAGCGAGCTCTTCCGAAATTCGATCCAGCCGTTTGACCTGATGTCTCGCCGACACCCTCTTTCGTCGACCAGAGCCATCCGATTTGGATTTGCTTGTTTAGAAGCAGATCGTCTTAGGGCTCGTGTGACGTGCCGGCATCAAGCCGCCGGCAATTCGTAAAGAAGCGAGATTACTTCTTCTTCTTGGCGACCTTGCGGGTCTTCTTCGCAGTCTTCTTCACTGCGCTCTTCGCCTTCTTCGCCTTCTTAGCTTTCTTGGCCATGTTGCCCTCCTGATGTAGTGAGATGGCTTAATCGCTGCGTGCACTCGGGAATCGAGATGCACTACATCCCGAATACACCAACACACTCAAAAAAACAGCGTCCCGCTTAAGGAAGTGTTGACACGGCGATGCCGGAGCGCACGCCGCGTGTTGATGTCAGGCACGACAACGCCTTCGTTCAGCGATGCGAAAAGTGCAGCAAGGACCGACATCTCCGTTTGTCAATATTGCAGGAAGCGACTGTGTCGCAGCTCTTTCTGCAATTCACATCATCGACGATCGATACGCGATCGACGTCGTTGCGACTCATCAGGGTCGAGCAAAAGCCGCTTGCGCGGACTCTGAGTCGCAAATTTTGGCAATAAAAAAATTTTCGTGTTCGGGGCGCTAACGTCTCATCGGCGCTCGCCAAAACCGAATTTTTGGACGAATCGGCGCGACCGATTCGCGGGGCGCTTCCTGGTCGCGACGATGAATTTTCAGATCGCGACGAACATTCGACGCGCGCTTCGCGTGCGCCGACCGCGATGGCGGCAGCGATGTCGCCGTCCCGTTACGGGACGTTTCAGATGCCGAGCTTGGTCTTGAGCAGAACGTTGACGGCCTTCGGATCGACCTTGCCGCCCGACGCTTTCATGACCTGACCGACAAACCATTGGATCGCCGCCGGCTTGGCTTTCGCCTGCTCGACCTTGTCCGGATTGGCAGCGATGATGTCGTCGACTACCTTCTCGATCGCGCCGAGATCGGTGACCTGTTTCATGCCGCGCGCCTCGACCAGCGCGCGCGGGTCGCCGCCTTCCTGCCAGACGATCTCGAACAAATCTTTTGCGATTTTCCCGGAGATCGTGCCGTCGCCGATCAGGTCGACGATGGCGGCGAGCTGCACTGCGGACACCGGAGAGCCCGTAATGTCCCGGCCCTCCTTGTTGAGACGCCCGAACAGCTCGTTGATCACCCAATTGGCGGCGAGTTTGCCGTCGCGGGCCTGGTCGGCGAGCTTTGCCAGCACGGTTTCGTAGAAGTCCGCGCTCTCGCGTTCGGCCACCAGCACGCTGGCGTCATAGGGCGACAGTCCGAAGCCCGCGATGAAGCGCGCCTTCTTCTGGTCCGGCAATTCCGGCAGCTCCGCCTTCAGCGCGGCGACATAGGCTTCGCTGAATTCGAGCGGCAGCAAATCGGGATCCGGGAAATAACGGTAGTCGTGCGCCTCTTCCTTGGAACGCATCGAGCGCGTCTCGCCCTTGTTGGGGTCGTAGAGGCGCGTTTCCTGGTCGATGGTGCCGCCGTCCTCGATGATCTCGATCTGACGCCGCGCCTCATACTCGATCGCCTGCCCGATGAAGTTGATCGAGTTCATGTTCTTGATCTCGCAGCGGGTGCCGAGCGGCCCGCCCACCTTGCGCACGGAGACGTTGACGTCGGCCCGCAAGGACCCCTTCTCCATGTCGCCGTCGCAGGTGCCGAGATAGCGCAGGATCGAACGCAGCTTTGTCACATAGGCCTTGGCCTGCTCGGCGTCGCGGATGTCAGGCTTGGAAACGATCTCCATCAGCGCCACGCCGGAGCGGTTCAGATCGACAAACGACATCGACGGCGACTGGTCGTGCAACAACTTGGCGGCGTCCTGCTCCAGGTGCAACCGCTCGATGCCGATGGTGGCGGTCTTGCCGCCGTCGAGTTCGACCGTGACCTCGCCCTCGCCGACAACAGGCGACTTGTACTGGCTGATCTGGTAGCCCTGCGGCGAGTCCGGGTAGAAATAGTTCTTGCGGTCGAACACCGAGCGCAGATTGATTTTTGCGTTGAGCCCGAGCCCGGTGCGGACCGCCTGGCGGACGCATTCCTCGTTGATCACGGGCAGCATGCCTGGCATCGCCGCGTCGACCAGCGACACATGGGTGTTCGGCTCGCCGCCGAATTCAGTCGAGGCGCCGGAAAACAGTTTTGATTTCGAGGTGACCTGGGCGTGGACTTCCAGCCCGATCACCATTTCCCAGTCGCCGGTGGCGCCTTTGATCAGCTTGTGCGTCGCCGTACTCATGTCTTTCCACCTCCGAGCAGCGCGGAAGCGATCCGCTCCCATTCGGTTTCAAGAGAATCCTTCGCGGCCGGCTGACCGGCCTGCCGGTACCAGTATCCGGCATTGCCGAGATCGCCCTCGACGCGATGCAGATAGGCATGAACCCACGCGGCTTCCGCCGTCTCTTCGTTCATCACGATCTTGTGCGCCTGGTCCCATTGGCCCTTGGCGGCCCACCACAATGCGGCCAGCGGCGGCACGAGACCGGGCGCAGGCGCTGCGCCCGACAGGCTGGCTCTGAAATCCGCGACGCTCACCACCACCTCGGCGGCGTAAACCGCCCCGCCGCCTGCTCGACGACTTCGCCGAGCGAGAACAGCGTCTCTTCATCGAAGGGGCGACCGATCAGTTGCAGCCCGAGCGGCAGGCCCTGGGCATCCTTGCCGGCGGGAACGGCGATCCCCGGCAGCCCCGCCATGTTCACGGTCACCGTAAAAATGTCGTTGAGGTACATCTCGACCGGATCGGCGCCCTTCTCGCCGACGCCGAACGCCGCCGACGGCGTCGCCGGCGTCAGGATCGCGTTGATGCCTTTGGCAAAGCAATCCTCAAAGTCTTTCTTGATCAGCGTCCGCACCTTTTGTGCACGCAGATAATAGGCGTCGTAATAGCCGGCGGAGAGCACATAGGTGCCGATCATGACGCGGCGGCGGACTTCGGCGCCAAAACCCTCGGCGCGGGTGTTCTCGTACATCTCGCCAATGCTGCGGCCGGGCACGCGCAGGCCGTAGCGGACGCCGTCGTAGCGCGCGAGATTCGACGAAGCTTCCGCGGGCGCCACGATGTAATAGGCGGGCAGCGCGTATTTGGTGTGCGGCAGCGATACCTCGACCAGTTCGGCGCCGGCGGCCTTCAGCCAGGCCCCACCCTCGCTCCAGAGCTTTTCGATCTCGGCCGGCATGCCGTCGAGGCGATATTCCCTCGGGATTCCGATCTTCATCCCCTTCACGGATTTTCCGATCGACGCCTCGTAGTCCGGCACCGCGCGGTTCACCGAGGTGGTGTCCTTGGGATCATGGCCCGCCATCGAGCGCATCAGGATCGCGGAATCGCGCACCGTGCGCGCGATCGGACCTGCCTGGTCGAGCGAGGACGCGAACGCGACGATGCCCCAGCGCGAGCAGCGGCCGTAGGTCGGTTTCACGCCGACGGTCGCGGTGAACGCCGCGGGCTGGCGGATCGAGCCGCCGGTATCGGTCGCGGTGGCGCCCATGCAGAGCAGTGCTGCGACCGCCGACGCCGATCCGCCGGACGAGCCGCCCGGCACCAGCGTGGTGTTGGAGCCCTCGCGCCGCCACGGATTGACCACCGGGCCGAAGCACGAGGTCTCGTTCGACGAGCCCATCGCGAATTCGTCATTGTTGAGCTTGCCCAGCATGACCGCACCGTCGCGCCACAGCTGCGAGGTCACGGTGGATTCATAGGGCGGTACGAAATTGACCAGGATTTTTGAGCACGCGGTGGTGCGGACATCTTTGGTCGCGAACAGATCCTTGATGCCGAGCGGAATGCCCGCGAGCGGCCCGCCCTCACCCTTTGCGATCCTGGCATCAATCGCGCGCGCCATGGCGCGGGCCTGATCCGGCGTTTCCAGCACGAACGCATTGAGCGAGCGCGCCGCCTCGATCGCGGCGAGATGCGCGTCGGTCAGTTCAAGCGAGGTAAAAGACTTGTTCGCGAGGCCATTCCTGGCCTCGGCGATCGTCATCGATATCAAATCGGTCATTTATTGATCGGGCTGCAGAAGAACGGAGAGAGCGTCTTGTCGTTGGCAGGATCGTTGGCGCGCGCCTTGTCGGCGGCCTCGAGCTGGTCGAGCACAGCATCCATCGCCTTGTCGGGATCGGCGGCCTTGCCCTGCCGCTCCATCGCGTCGAGGTAGTTCATATAGGCCTGATAGGCCTTTTCATCGTCGCAGAGCATGCACATCGCTGAAACTCTATTGTTTGACGCGTTTTCTTCACGCGAACCGGTAGCCACTTCGCTCGAAAACGCTATGAACTACTCGACGACCTTCGGCACCAGAAAGAAATGGTCCTGCGTTTCCGGCGCATTCCTCACGACAGCGTCCGCGATCTCGCCGTCATTGACCAGGTCGGGACGCTTCTTCATTTCCATCGGCGTCACCGACGTCATCGGCTCGACGCCGTCGACATTCACTTCCGAAAGCTGCTCCACAAAGGCCAGCATTGCATTCAGTTCGCCCTG from Bradyrhizobium sp. Ash2021 encodes the following:
- the gatB gene encoding Asp-tRNA(Asn)/Glu-tRNA(Gln) amidotransferase subunit GatB, producing MSTATHKLIKGATGDWEMVIGLEVHAQVTSKSKLFSGASTEFGGEPNTHVSLVDAAMPGMLPVINEECVRQAVRTGLGLNAKINLRSVFDRKNYFYPDSPQGYQISQYKSPVVGEGEVTVELDGGKTATIGIERLHLEQDAAKLLHDQSPSMSFVDLNRSGVALMEIVSKPDIRDAEQAKAYVTKLRSILRYLGTCDGDMEKGSLRADVNVSVRKVGGPLGTRCEIKNMNSINFIGQAIEYEARRQIEIIEDGGTIDQETRLYDPNKGETRSMRSKEEAHDYRYFPDPDLLPLEFSEAYVAALKAELPELPDQKKARFIAGFGLSPYDASVLVAERESADFYETVLAKLADQARDGKLAANWVINELFGRLNKEGRDITGSPVSAVQLAAIVDLIGDGTISGKIAKDLFEIVWQEGGDPRALVEARGMKQVTDLGAIEKVVDDIIAANPDKVEQAKAKPAAIQWFVGQVMKASGGKVDPKAVNVLLKTKLGI
- the gatA gene encoding Asp-tRNA(Asn)/Glu-tRNA(Gln) amidotransferase subunit GatA, with amino-acid sequence MTDLISMTIAEARNGLANKSFTSLELTDAHLAAIEAARSLNAFVLETPDQARAMARAIDARIAKGEGGPLAGIPLGIKDLFATKDVRTTACSKILVNFVPPYESTVTSQLWRDGAVMLGKLNNDEFAMGSSNETSCFGPVVNPWRREGSNTTLVPGGSSGGSASAVAALLCMGATATDTGGSIRQPAAFTATVGVKPTYGRCSRWGIVAFASSLDQAGPIARTVRDSAILMRSMAGHDPKDTTSVNRAVPDYEASIGKSVKGMKIGIPREYRLDGMPAEIEKLWSEGGAWLKAAGAELVEVSLPHTKYALPAYYIVAPAEASSNLARYDGVRYGLRVPGRSIGEMYENTRAEGFGAEVRRRVMIGTYVLSAGYYDAYYLRAQKVRTLIKKDFEDCFAKGINAILTPATPSAAFGVGEKGADPVEMYLNDIFTVTVNMAGLPGIAVPAGKDAQGLPLGLQLIGRPFDEETLFSLGEVVEQAAGRFTPPRWW
- the gatC gene encoding Asp-tRNA(Asn)/Glu-tRNA(Gln) amidotransferase subunit GatC, with protein sequence MSVDATTVRRIAHLARIAVTEAEVPHLQGELNAMLAFVEQLSEVNVDGVEPMTSVTPMEMKKRPDLVNDGEIADAVVRNAPETQDHFFLVPKVVE